From one Paenibacillus sp. FSL K6-1330 genomic stretch:
- a CDS encoding sulfite exporter TauE/SafE family protein, giving the protein MIVQLVVMIFIGIIGSFFSGLLGIGGAIINFPLLLYVPSWFGLEAFTSKEVASISMLQVFFASLSGMITNRMSSRGGESYFHKPLVIQMGVSTLVGSLIGSLSSMLMTSGMINVIYGFLAVIAVLLMIVPTRATMENRSVNEVTYHSGIAMGAAFIVGGIAGIVGAGGAFILIPIMLTILKIPTRITIASSLAIVFLSAVGGVIGKIASGDIPIWPSLFAVAGSLMGAPIGAIISRKMNVRLLRYALAILIAVTAVKIWIDILG; this is encoded by the coding sequence TTGATAGTGCAACTTGTAGTTATGATCTTTATAGGTATCATCGGTTCTTTTTTCTCAGGATTGCTGGGAATTGGCGGGGCGATTATTAACTTTCCTTTGCTGCTCTATGTTCCTTCCTGGTTTGGACTGGAGGCCTTTACCTCCAAGGAGGTGGCGTCCATCAGCATGCTGCAGGTATTTTTCGCCTCATTGTCAGGCATGATCACCAACCGGATGAGTTCGCGCGGCGGTGAGTCGTATTTTCACAAGCCATTGGTCATTCAGATGGGGGTAAGCACCCTGGTTGGCAGTCTGATCGGGAGTCTGTCCTCGATGCTGATGACAAGCGGTATGATTAACGTGATCTACGGTTTTCTGGCGGTTATCGCGGTGTTATTGATGATTGTGCCGACCCGGGCAACTATGGAAAATAGGTCGGTTAACGAGGTGACCTATCATTCAGGGATTGCGATGGGAGCCGCCTTTATCGTCGGCGGCATTGCGGGGATTGTCGGCGCTGGAGGTGCCTTTATCCTGATACCCATCATGCTGACGATTCTTAAGATACCGACACGGATAACCATCGCCTCCTCGCTCGCGATCGTTTTTCTGTCTGCGGTCGGGGGTGTCATTGGCAAAATCGCCTCGGGCGACATTCCGATCTGGCCGTCCCTGTTCGCGGTTGCCGGAAGCTTGATGGGTGCTCCCATCGGCGCCATCATCAGTCGCAAGATGAACGTCCGACTGCTGCGGTATGCCTTGGCGATTCTCATTGCAGTTACGGCCGTGAAGATCTGGATCGATATTTTAGGGTAA
- a CDS encoding ABC transporter ATP-binding protein, with protein sequence MITIEHLSKTYRKGAWALLDVSLQLDTGMTGLLGPNGAGKTTLMRILATLLSPTSGQVRVNGISIGRPEEIRQMIGYLPQHFHIYPQLTGRDYLDYVAAMKGIKERSARQKEISRLLEMVNLQGKADKKVRTYSGGMKQRLGIAQALLGTPDILIVDEPTSGLDPQERVRFRNVLTRFSIDRTVLLSTHIVADIESNCRRIAVMNKGRLSMNGSLAELQACGKGQVWEAVMSPDEFALIDPMSVVSTRTVPEGVLCRFIGQTAPVAGAFPADPTLEDGYLSLLRRDRHA encoded by the coding sequence ATGATTACCATTGAGCATTTATCAAAAACCTATCGCAAGGGTGCATGGGCACTCTTGGATGTTTCTCTACAATTGGATACAGGCATGACCGGTCTGCTGGGCCCCAATGGCGCCGGCAAAACAACGCTGATGCGCATTCTGGCGACCTTATTGTCGCCGACCTCCGGCCAGGTGAGAGTGAACGGGATATCGATTGGACGGCCGGAGGAGATTCGGCAGATGATCGGGTATTTGCCGCAGCATTTTCACATTTACCCGCAGCTGACCGGACGAGATTATCTGGATTATGTGGCGGCCATGAAAGGGATCAAAGAACGGAGTGCCAGACAGAAGGAAATCTCCAGGCTGCTCGAGATGGTTAATCTCCAGGGGAAGGCTGATAAAAAAGTACGTACTTACTCCGGGGGAATGAAGCAGCGGCTGGGTATTGCCCAAGCGTTATTGGGAACACCAGATATCTTGATCGTTGACGAACCGACATCCGGGCTGGATCCTCAGGAGCGTGTCCGGTTCCGCAATGTGTTAACCCGCTTTAGCATCGACCGGACGGTCCTGCTATCCACCCATATTGTCGCCGATATTGAGAGCAACTGCCGTCGTATCGCAGTCATGAACAAGGGGAGACTGTCCATGAACGGCAGTCTGGCTGAACTGCAGGCATGCGGGAAGGGACAAGTATGGGAAGCGGTGATGAGTCCGGATGAATTTGCCTTGATTGATCCCATGTCCGTCGTATCTACCCGAACCGTTCCGGAAGGCGTCCTGTGCCGGTTTATCGGCCAAACGGCCCCGGTTGCAGGGGCGTTTCCCGCGGATCCGACGCTGGAGGATGGATATCTGAGCTTGCTGCGGAGGGATCGTCATGCATAA
- a CDS encoding ABC transporter substrate-binding protein produces the protein MNKMKLSLVMLLAFSLLLAACGGKSEEGQGGSSDGASGEVKTVKIFQFKTEIVDGLNELKVEFEKEYPNIKLDIQTVGGGADYGAALKTKFASNDAPDIFSNGGDAEMEMWIDRLEDLSDQPWVNDLVDMAKEPMTKDGKVYGMPMNLEGWGYIYNKDLFEQAGITELPKTYAQLEDAAKKLEAAGITPFANAYQEWWLIGNQGINPAFAQQDDPNAFIQGLNDGTQKFAGNAKFEEWAKLMQLTLDHGNKNPLTTDYNTAISLLATGKTAMMQNGNWAQTEIDAINPDLNLGYLPMPLGDNAELNDKLNVGVPANLVINKDSASKEEAKIFLNWFVTSDIGKEYIVKKFKFIPALKTIEATPEDMGDLGSAVWEYVQAGKVLPRQSAKFPDGVAQEFSGAMQAFFAGKSDANKMLEDMQTSWDSLKK, from the coding sequence ATGAACAAAATGAAATTATCTCTCGTGATGCTGCTGGCTTTTTCGCTGCTGCTTGCGGCTTGCGGCGGCAAGTCGGAGGAAGGTCAGGGCGGAAGCTCGGATGGAGCTTCCGGCGAAGTTAAGACGGTTAAGATTTTCCAATTCAAAACCGAGATCGTGGACGGCCTGAATGAACTCAAGGTTGAATTCGAGAAGGAATATCCGAACATCAAGCTTGATATTCAAACAGTAGGCGGCGGTGCTGACTACGGTGCTGCACTGAAAACGAAATTCGCATCCAACGATGCGCCTGATATTTTCTCCAATGGCGGCGACGCCGAGATGGAGATGTGGATTGACCGCCTGGAGGATCTGTCCGATCAGCCTTGGGTGAACGATCTGGTGGACATGGCAAAAGAGCCGATGACCAAAGACGGTAAAGTATACGGCATGCCGATGAACCTTGAAGGCTGGGGGTACATCTACAATAAAGATTTGTTTGAGCAGGCGGGCATTACCGAGCTTCCTAAAACCTATGCCCAACTGGAAGATGCTGCGAAGAAGCTGGAAGCGGCAGGCATAACTCCTTTTGCGAACGCTTACCAGGAATGGTGGCTGATCGGTAACCAAGGTATTAACCCGGCGTTTGCCCAGCAGGATGATCCGAATGCTTTTATCCAGGGCTTGAACGACGGCACGCAAAAATTTGCGGGCAATGCGAAGTTCGAAGAGTGGGCCAAACTGATGCAGCTGACATTGGATCACGGGAACAAAAATCCGCTGACCACCGATTACAATACGGCCATTTCCCTGCTGGCTACGGGGAAAACAGCCATGATGCAGAACGGCAACTGGGCCCAAACCGAGATTGATGCCATCAATCCGGACCTGAATCTTGGCTACCTGCCGATGCCGCTTGGCGACAATGCGGAGCTAAATGACAAGCTGAACGTAGGGGTACCTGCGAACCTGGTCATCAACAAGGATTCCGCATCGAAGGAAGAAGCGAAGATCTTCCTTAACTGGTTTGTCACATCCGATATCGGTAAAGAGTACATCGTCAAAAAATTCAAATTCATCCCGGCCTTGAAGACAATCGAAGCAACACCTGAGGACATGGGCGATCTGGGTTCAGCCGTGTGGGAGTACGTGCAAGCTGGCAAAGTACTGCCAAGACAATCCGCGAAGTTCCCTGACGGTGTAGCCCAGGAATTCTCCGGCGCGATGCAGGCCTTCTTCGCAGGCAAATCCGATGCGAACAAGATGCTTGAGGATATGCAGACATCCTGGGATAGTCTGAAAAAGTAA
- a CDS encoding alpha-galactosidase: protein MSIHFHEDLGIFHLQSERSSYVIELVRGVYPAHAYWGRRIRDHRIGGLLERRGRASFSPSPFREDASFSLDSLPQEYPGYGSGDFRQPAYQVQLANGTTVTEAEYVRHRIYSGKPKLEGLPAVYAEQDAEADTLELELLDRVSGLTIYLSYTVMNAFDAITRSVSFRNDSKENITLLRAMSASVDMNHSCYDLLHLHGAWARERHVQRRRLSPGMQGIESRRGSSSHNHNPFLALLSEGAGEEHGEVYGFSLVYSGSFSAQVEVDHYETARVTMGLNPFDFSWLLEPGQSFQTPEAVMVFSAEGLGGMSRRYHKMYRSRLSRGKFRDATRPVLVNNWEATYFNFNADKIEQIASVGRDLGIELFVLDDGWFGKRNDDTTSLGDWVVDKNKLPEGLEDLVKRVRDLDMQFGLWFEPEMISPDSDLYRQHPDWCLHVEGRRRTEGRQQLILDFSRQEVGDAVADMVRSILQSAPITYVKWDMNRNMTEIGSAALPPERQRETAHRYMLGLYRVMEQLTTEFPHILFESCSGGGGRYDPGMLYYMPQTWTSDNSDAVSRLKIQYGTSLVYPLSSMGAHVSAVPNHQVHRHTSLRTRGHAAMSGNFGYELDLTAFSEQEKEEVREQVKQYKEIRHLVQFGDFYRLRNPFEGNEAAWTIVSEDRSEAVLYYFRILSEANEPIVWLRTAGLDGDGDYRCEEDGNIYGGDRLMNAGLAIPAMHGDFQSFIWRFKRV from the coding sequence GTGAGTATACATTTTCATGAAGATCTGGGGATATTCCATCTCCAGAGCGAGCGGTCAAGTTATGTGATTGAGCTTGTGCGGGGCGTCTATCCGGCGCACGCCTATTGGGGGCGGCGGATTCGCGATCACCGCATCGGCGGGTTGCTGGAACGGAGGGGCAGAGCATCCTTTTCACCGTCGCCGTTTCGCGAGGATGCATCCTTTTCCCTGGACAGTTTGCCACAGGAATACCCGGGCTACGGCAGCGGCGATTTCCGGCAGCCTGCGTACCAGGTACAGCTGGCTAACGGGACCACGGTCACCGAAGCGGAATATGTCCGTCACCGGATCTACAGCGGCAAACCGAAGCTGGAAGGCTTGCCTGCCGTATACGCGGAACAGGATGCTGAGGCGGATACGCTGGAGCTGGAACTGCTGGATCGGGTAAGCGGATTGACGATTTATTTGTCTTATACGGTCATGAATGCGTTCGATGCCATTACGCGTTCCGTGTCCTTCCGTAATGACAGCAAGGAGAACATCACCCTGCTGCGGGCTATGAGCGCCAGCGTGGATATGAATCATAGCTGTTATGACCTTCTGCATCTCCATGGAGCATGGGCGAGAGAGCGCCATGTGCAGCGCAGAAGATTATCCCCCGGCATGCAGGGGATTGAGAGCCGGAGGGGTTCAAGCAGCCACAACCACAATCCGTTTCTTGCGCTGCTGTCCGAAGGCGCTGGCGAAGAGCACGGTGAGGTGTACGGCTTCAGCCTTGTATACAGCGGCAGCTTCTCTGCACAGGTTGAGGTGGATCATTACGAAACCGCCCGGGTTACGATGGGATTGAATCCGTTTGATTTTTCCTGGCTGCTGGAGCCGGGACAATCGTTCCAGACGCCGGAAGCGGTGATGGTTTTTTCGGCGGAAGGCTTGGGCGGCATGTCCAGACGCTATCATAAGATGTACCGTTCAAGGCTGAGCCGGGGGAAATTCCGGGATGCTACGCGCCCAGTGCTGGTTAACAACTGGGAAGCGACCTACTTTAACTTTAATGCGGATAAAATCGAACAAATCGCCAGCGTCGGACGGGATCTCGGCATCGAGTTGTTTGTGCTGGATGACGGATGGTTCGGCAAGCGAAATGACGATACGACTTCCCTCGGAGATTGGGTCGTTGACAAGAACAAGCTGCCGGAAGGCCTTGAGGATCTCGTGAAGCGGGTTCGCGATCTCGATATGCAGTTTGGCTTATGGTTTGAGCCCGAGATGATTTCGCCGGATAGCGATCTGTACCGTCAGCATCCGGACTGGTGCCTGCATGTGGAAGGACGCCGGCGAACGGAAGGCAGACAGCAGCTGATCCTGGACTTCTCCCGCCAGGAAGTAGGCGATGCGGTGGCCGATATGGTTCGGAGCATCCTGCAAAGTGCGCCGATCACCTATGTGAAATGGGACATGAACCGGAACATGACGGAGATCGGGTCGGCCGCGCTGCCGCCTGAACGCCAGCGGGAAACAGCCCATCGTTATATGCTGGGATTGTATCGGGTGATGGAGCAGCTGACGACGGAGTTCCCGCATATTTTGTTTGAGAGCTGCTCCGGCGGTGGCGGACGCTATGATCCGGGGATGCTGTATTACATGCCCCAGACGTGGACAAGCGATAACTCTGATGCCGTCAGTCGATTGAAGATTCAATACGGAACGAGCCTTGTGTATCCTCTTAGCTCCATGGGAGCCCATGTGTCCGCCGTTCCGAATCATCAGGTGCACCGGCATACTTCGCTGCGTACGAGAGGTCATGCGGCGATGTCGGGCAATTTCGGATATGAGCTGGACCTGACAGCCTTCAGTGAGCAGGAGAAGGAAGAGGTCCGCGAGCAGGTAAAACAGTATAAAGAGATTCGGCATCTGGTACAGTTCGGGGATTTCTACCGCCTTCGGAATCCGTTCGAAGGGAACGAAGCTGCCTGGACCATCGTCTCCGAGGACCGCTCGGAAGCGGTGCTGTATTACTTCCGCATCTTAAGCGAGGCGAATGAGCCGATTGTTTGGCTGCGTACGGCCGGGCTGGATGGGGATGGAGATTATCGGTGCGAAGAAGACGGGAACATCTATGGCGGAGACCGACTGATGAACGCCGGATTGGCCATTCCCGCGATGCATGGGGATTTCCAGAGCTTTATCTGGAGGTTCAAACGAGTGTGA
- a CDS encoding beta-galactosidase, producing the protein MINQHFPKIWYGGDYNPEQWDKATMEEDLRMFELAGVDVATLNVFSWARTQRDENSYDFTWLDEMMDRLAEEQVHVCLATSTGAHPAWMAKKYPDILRVDYDGRKRKFGGRHNSCPNSPTYRKYSMLMARKLAERYKDHPALVIWHVSNEYGGYCYCDNCEQQFRVWLKERYGTLDKLNAAWNTGFWGHTFYEWDEIVVPNALSEEFGGNRTFFQGISLDYRRFQSDSLLACYRLEKEELKKVTPHIPVTTNLMGFYPELDYFEWAKHMDVVSWDNYPAIDTPVSFTAMAHNLMRGLKSGQPFMLMEQTPSVQNWSPYNSAKRPGVMRLWSYQAVAHGADTIMFFQLRRSVGACEKFHGALIEHVGHEHTRVFRECAELGHELQQLGDKLLDSRSDAKVAIMYDWENRWALELSSGPSKALNYVDEVHKYYDALYQLNIQTDIISFEEDLSKYDVVIAPVMYMVKPGVAQRVEQFVSRGGTFVTTFFSGIVNEHDLVTLGGHPGELRKVTGIWAEEIDALLPGQQNQIHMKQDWGSLRGSYPCGILCDVIHAETAEILAEYGSDFYKGTPVLTKNAFGEGQAYYVASSPDSQFLQAFLANLCEEQGVKPLLNTPAGVEVVERVKDGNSYLFIMNHNAEEMTFDAGSANQFDLLGSRQISGHVTIPGRDVMILERTTAVGS; encoded by the coding sequence ATGATTAATCAACATTTCCCTAAGATATGGTATGGCGGGGACTATAATCCCGAGCAATGGGATAAGGCAACGATGGAAGAGGACCTGCGGATGTTTGAACTGGCCGGTGTTGATGTGGCGACCCTCAATGTATTTTCCTGGGCCAGAACGCAGCGTGATGAGAACAGCTATGATTTCACGTGGCTTGATGAAATGATGGATCGGCTGGCCGAGGAGCAGGTTCATGTCTGCTTGGCAACCAGCACGGGGGCGCATCCGGCTTGGATGGCCAAGAAATACCCGGACATCCTGCGCGTTGACTACGATGGACGCAAACGCAAATTCGGCGGTCGTCATAATTCATGTCCGAACAGTCCGACGTATCGCAAATATTCGATGCTGATGGCGCGTAAGCTGGCTGAGCGTTACAAGGATCATCCGGCACTGGTCATCTGGCACGTCTCGAATGAGTACGGCGGGTATTGTTATTGCGACAACTGCGAGCAGCAGTTCCGCGTCTGGCTGAAAGAGCGTTACGGGACGCTCGATAAGTTGAATGCCGCATGGAATACCGGCTTCTGGGGTCATACCTTTTACGAATGGGACGAGATTGTGGTACCGAACGCGCTCAGTGAAGAATTCGGCGGAAACCGGACCTTCTTCCAAGGGATATCACTGGACTATCGCCGTTTCCAATCTGACAGCCTGCTGGCATGTTATCGGTTGGAGAAGGAAGAACTGAAGAAGGTTACGCCGCACATTCCGGTCACCACCAATCTGATGGGATTTTATCCGGAGCTGGATTACTTCGAGTGGGCGAAGCACATGGATGTGGTATCCTGGGACAACTATCCTGCGATTGATACGCCGGTAAGCTTTACAGCGATGGCGCATAATCTGATGCGCGGACTGAAAAGTGGACAGCCGTTCATGCTGATGGAGCAGACGCCGAGCGTTCAAAACTGGTCGCCATACAATTCCGCCAAACGGCCCGGCGTGATGAGATTGTGGAGTTACCAGGCCGTAGCCCATGGGGCAGATACAATCATGTTCTTCCAGCTCCGCCGTTCCGTGGGGGCATGCGAGAAGTTCCACGGTGCATTGATTGAGCATGTGGGACATGAGCATACCCGGGTCTTCCGGGAATGCGCGGAGCTGGGGCACGAGCTGCAGCAGCTCGGAGATAAGCTGCTAGACTCCCGATCGGACGCCAAAGTAGCGATTATGTATGATTGGGAAAATCGTTGGGCGCTGGAGCTGTCAAGCGGACCTTCCAAAGCCCTGAACTACGTGGATGAGGTTCATAAGTATTATGATGCACTGTATCAGCTGAATATCCAGACCGATATCATCAGCTTCGAGGAGGACCTGAGCAAGTACGATGTGGTGATTGCCCCCGTGATGTATATGGTGAAGCCGGGCGTTGCCCAGCGCGTGGAGCAGTTTGTATCCCGGGGCGGAACCTTTGTGACGACCTTCTTCAGCGGCATCGTCAATGAGCATGATCTGGTGACCCTGGGAGGTCATCCCGGCGAACTGCGCAAGGTGACTGGCATCTGGGCCGAGGAGATCGATGCCCTGCTTCCCGGGCAGCAAAATCAGATCCATATGAAGCAGGATTGGGGATCACTGCGTGGAAGTTATCCATGTGGAATTTTGTGTGACGTCATCCATGCGGAGACGGCAGAGATTCTGGCTGAGTACGGATCCGACTTCTATAAAGGCACTCCTGTTCTAACGAAGAATGCGTTTGGCGAAGGGCAGGCCTATTATGTGGCGAGCAGTCCGGATTCGCAGTTCCTGCAGGCATTTCTTGCTAATCTGTGCGAAGAACAGGGTGTGAAGCCGCTGCTGAATACACCTGCCGGGGTAGAGGTGGTGGAACGGGTGAAGGATGGGAACTCCTACTTGTTCATTATGAACCACAATGCCGAAGAGATGACGTTTGATGCAGGTTCTGCCAATCAATTCGATCTCCTGGGTAGCCGGCAGATTTCAGGCCATGTCACGATTCCGGGAAGGGACGTCATGATTCTGGAACGGACGACCGCCGTAGGGTCTTAA
- a CDS encoding ABC transporter permease, translated as MHKWWRHSLLELRLLFGNPLFASLPIIYAILFIIMMLQAASGNGPNHNLYTAAYSFHMLGHTMTLGPAMLIGILSIRRDVRRRSFEWNHSLPVSFFTLLSSKYVVSLLYFSLFTLSTSVIFYILSVSQGIAGDIAMMHTMQFAVQYEVSYMVTLALAMLLGASIPNRIVYLIGFCAWMFGTFFMEIYIITELRWMPAQVFHLNQFFLQSNRFEYENWGYGLFREDLMSSRWFVLAFTFLLLTVCLFLLNRKRPTMLRKAGWLAVLGAAVLTVAAAIPYGTLWADRYAQFDAKLGDPTVSYVDDPDNISFFHVSSYDIKLKRLSNDELRVRAKLTIPASELSGMRQLPLTLNRMFELERVQLQGIDAPYRRQGERISVRMAGDAKGGDIQAELEYRGKVMDFMAGYSREEFSVYSVGPEVKLDGYIAWYPLPGHQHVYLKSDNGDGPPEYVYLGWEFGRMRYSFGEMKLEVEGYPGPLYTGMQELERRPGYQRFEGGEIEQNISLYGGQFWKEIHQVDLPITIVTTPYLEKTSVSMLQDMKKKYDYFSKWVPEFKSNVDKILYLGHGFNNPRVHHRLILSSNQYTYNFMNLPGEWMNSVLFGNQEGFNYYFEHPERDVRGKISSLFWYVYYVEEKGLSDKQLRSAYGNLRSVQQLLFKNGDGDDPQNKLGMGMAKQVRRALEEGRGNQVKELLVHFYQQGLMLPDTERNSYLSPENPITYKEWQQKWDAMMNVK; from the coding sequence ATGCATAAGTGGTGGAGGCATAGTCTCCTTGAACTTAGGCTTTTGTTCGGTAATCCCTTGTTTGCCTCACTTCCGATCATCTATGCGATTCTGTTCATCATTATGATGCTGCAGGCGGCAAGCGGCAATGGACCGAACCATAATCTGTACACGGCGGCCTATTCATTCCACATGCTGGGTCATACGATGACCCTGGGTCCGGCTATGCTAATTGGCATCTTGTCTATTCGACGGGATGTTCGCCGTAGGTCCTTTGAATGGAATCACAGCTTGCCTGTGTCTTTCTTTACCTTGTTGTCGTCGAAATATGTGGTCAGTTTGTTGTACTTTTCCCTGTTCACGTTGTCGACGTCGGTTATATTCTATATCCTGTCGGTTAGCCAGGGGATAGCCGGTGATATTGCGATGATGCATACCATGCAATTTGCGGTGCAGTACGAGGTTTCCTATATGGTGACACTCGCGCTCGCCATGCTGCTTGGGGCAAGCATTCCGAACCGGATTGTTTATTTGATCGGTTTCTGTGCATGGATGTTTGGAACATTTTTCATGGAAATTTATATCATCACCGAATTAAGATGGATGCCGGCTCAAGTGTTTCACCTCAACCAATTCTTCCTTCAATCCAATCGCTTTGAATATGAGAATTGGGGGTACGGTCTGTTTAGGGAAGATTTAATGAGTTCCCGGTGGTTCGTGCTTGCCTTTACTTTCCTGCTGCTAACGGTGTGTTTGTTCTTGTTAAACCGTAAGCGGCCTACGATGCTGCGGAAAGCGGGATGGCTCGCCGTGCTGGGGGCTGCCGTATTGACGGTAGCCGCAGCCATACCCTACGGCACACTATGGGCGGATCGGTATGCCCAATTTGATGCGAAGCTTGGAGACCCTACGGTTTCTTATGTCGATGACCCTGACAATATATCCTTCTTTCATGTTTCTTCTTATGATATCAAGCTGAAACGACTGTCAAACGATGAGCTTCGCGTAAGGGCGAAGCTAACGATACCCGCCTCCGAGTTATCAGGCATGAGGCAGCTTCCCTTAACCCTGAACCGGATGTTCGAGCTTGAGCGTGTCCAACTCCAGGGCATTGACGCTCCCTATCGCAGACAGGGAGAGCGGATATCGGTAAGGATGGCTGGCGATGCCAAGGGAGGGGACATTCAAGCCGAGCTGGAATATAGAGGCAAGGTCATGGACTTTATGGCTGGGTACTCCCGTGAGGAATTTTCGGTTTACAGTGTGGGGCCCGAAGTTAAGCTGGATGGATATATCGCTTGGTATCCGCTTCCCGGTCATCAGCATGTATATTTAAAGAGTGATAACGGAGACGGTCCTCCGGAATACGTTTATTTAGGCTGGGAATTTGGCCGGATGCGTTATTCTTTCGGCGAGATGAAGCTGGAGGTCGAAGGTTATCCGGGACCCTTGTATACGGGGATGCAGGAGCTGGAACGAAGGCCCGGCTACCAGCGGTTCGAGGGTGGGGAGATCGAGCAGAATATCTCCCTGTACGGAGGTCAGTTTTGGAAGGAAATCCACCAGGTTGATCTCCCGATCACAATCGTGACAACGCCATATCTGGAGAAAACATCCGTATCGATGCTGCAGGATATGAAAAAGAAGTATGACTATTTTTCCAAGTGGGTACCCGAGTTCAAAAGCAACGTCGACAAGATTTTATATTTGGGTCACGGTTTTAATAATCCCCGGGTGCACCATCGTCTGATTCTGTCCTCGAACCAGTACACATATAACTTCATGAATCTGCCTGGCGAATGGATGAACTCCGTTCTGTTCGGCAACCAGGAGGGGTTCAATTATTATTTTGAGCATCCAGAGCGGGATGTGCGGGGCAAGATCAGCAGTCTTTTCTGGTATGTGTATTACGTGGAGGAGAAAGGGCTTAGTGATAAACAACTGAGATCCGCATACGGAAACCTTCGGTCGGTACAGCAACTGTTGTTCAAGAATGGGGACGGGGATGATCCTCAAAATAAATTAGGCATGGGTATGGCTAAGCAAGTCAGAAGGGCGTTGGAAGAAGGCAGAGGGAATCAGGTCAAAGAGCTGCTGGTTCATTTTTACCAACAAGGGCTGATGCTTCCCGATACCGAACGAAATTCGTACTTAAGCCCGGAGAACCCGATTACGTATAAAGAGTGGCAGCAAAAATGGGATGCCATGATGAATGTCAAATAA
- a CDS encoding aldo/keto reductase has product MRINQLGSSELYVSEIGLGCMSLGTDEGQAVKLIHEALDRGVNFLDTADLYDEGRNEELVGIAVQGRREDVIIATKVGNRRVPGKDGLVWDPSKDYIKSAVKDSLRRLGTDYIDLYQLHGGTLDDPIDETIEAFEELKREGWIRYYGISSIRPNVIREYVGKSNIVSVMSQYSILDRRPEEEVLDLLAENGISAIARGPVARGILSDRGQAKAEKGYLDYNKNELLDILKRLEEVGPGMDLSHLAIRYAVAHAAVACTIPGASSLEQLLHNLAAGNKEELSPQGIQSIQAISRANQYEAHR; this is encoded by the coding sequence ATGAGAATCAATCAGCTAGGATCTTCGGAATTGTATGTAAGCGAAATCGGGCTGGGCTGTATGTCACTGGGTACAGATGAGGGACAAGCCGTAAAGCTTATCCACGAAGCGCTGGACCGGGGCGTGAATTTTCTGGATACGGCGGATCTGTACGACGAAGGCCGTAACGAGGAACTGGTAGGCATAGCGGTTCAAGGTCGGCGCGAGGATGTGATCATCGCCACCAAAGTCGGCAACCGTCGTGTACCGGGTAAGGATGGCTTAGTATGGGATCCTTCCAAGGACTACATCAAATCCGCTGTCAAGGATAGTCTTCGCAGACTCGGTACGGATTATATCGATCTGTATCAGCTTCATGGGGGGACGCTTGATGATCCGATTGACGAGACGATTGAAGCTTTTGAAGAGCTGAAGCGGGAAGGGTGGATTCGATACTACGGCATCTCGTCCATCCGGCCGAACGTCATCCGCGAGTATGTCGGAAAATCCAATATCGTCAGCGTCATGAGTCAGTACAGCATCCTGGACCGGAGACCGGAGGAAGAGGTGCTCGATCTCCTTGCTGAGAACGGAATATCCGCCATTGCACGAGGACCCGTTGCCCGCGGCATATTGTCGGACCGCGGACAAGCCAAAGCCGAGAAGGGCTATCTGGATTACAACAAAAATGAGCTGCTTGATATACTCAAGAGGCTTGAAGAGGTTGGCCCTGGCATGGATTTGTCCCATTTGGCTATTCGATATGCTGTGGCCCATGCCGCTGTTGCCTGCACCATCCCTGGAGCTAGCTCGCTTGAACAGCTGCTGCATAACTTGGCGGCGGGGAATAAGGAAGAGTTATCGCCGCAGGGCATCCAATCGATCCAGGCGATCAGTCGCGCCAACCAATATGAGGCTCATCGGTAA